In one window of Kitasatospora sp. MMS16-BH015 DNA:
- a CDS encoding carboxylesterase/lipase family protein, whose product MRPATMGRRLFLTGSAAAAAAVAMRPRTAYGADAPAAPQARTTAGWVRGSQGDGFAVFKGVPYAAPPTGALRFSSPRPPAGWDGVRDATAFGAPSLQSVLPGSSEDSLYANVWTPSTDGRRPVLVYIHGGGWKLGAASMPVYDGSKLAARGDLVVVTFNYRLGVFGFGLHEDLTDWRTGYAANWGLQDQAALLRWVSRNAAAFGGDPDNITLCGTSAGGSSTWQLALHPETRPLIRRIVPISAAHVWAPAVGLTPADARSALELTAGKLGTTVAGLRAVPATTLRDTFDGLFAGAPATRQLASGREYRGPVVDGYWMSGEDWQSADPGLPVLSVNTATEGSFFTGPGSPSPLPTPTTDEELRTVVGTYLLKGTDQVPAGLADSLITAYRAAAVAEGRPTDPLSVLTEIYGDGLLRYQIVRLAERRAAQCPSRQYRMEFAHPVRAPWFGSPHESTSPFLFGTNGIPSNAPEFGNGPLEQQVSDTFGDLVASFAHGSAPTSPNAPALPVFAPDTASTLVLGGPAVARLAVTPKAAQLRAWDTAGWVPRPV is encoded by the coding sequence ATGCGACCTGCAACGATGGGCCGGAGACTGTTCCTGACGGGTTCGGCGGCGGCTGCGGCGGCCGTCGCGATGCGGCCTAGGACGGCGTACGGGGCGGATGCCCCGGCGGCGCCGCAGGCGAGGACCACGGCGGGGTGGGTACGGGGGAGTCAGGGGGACGGGTTCGCCGTGTTCAAGGGGGTGCCGTACGCGGCGCCGCCCACCGGCGCGCTGCGGTTCTCCTCGCCGCGTCCGCCGGCCGGCTGGGACGGGGTGCGGGACGCCACCGCGTTCGGTGCGCCCTCGCTCCAGTCGGTGCTGCCCGGCAGCAGCGAGGACTCGCTCTACGCGAACGTGTGGACGCCGAGCACCGACGGCCGGCGACCGGTGCTGGTCTACATCCACGGCGGCGGCTGGAAGTTGGGCGCCGCGAGCATGCCGGTCTACGACGGCTCGAAGCTCGCCGCCCGGGGCGACCTGGTGGTGGTGACCTTCAACTACCGGCTGGGCGTCTTCGGGTTCGGGCTGCACGAGGACCTGACCGACTGGCGGACCGGCTACGCCGCCAACTGGGGCCTCCAGGACCAGGCGGCGCTGCTGCGCTGGGTCTCCCGGAACGCGGCGGCCTTCGGCGGCGACCCGGACAACATCACGCTCTGCGGCACCTCGGCCGGCGGCTCCAGCACCTGGCAGCTGGCCCTGCACCCGGAGACCCGCCCGCTGATCCGCCGGATCGTGCCGATCAGCGCCGCGCACGTCTGGGCCCCGGCCGTCGGCCTGACCCCGGCGGACGCCCGGTCCGCGCTCGAACTCACCGCCGGCAAGCTCGGCACCACCGTGGCCGGCCTGCGCGCGGTGCCCGCGACCACGCTGCGCGACACCTTCGACGGCCTGTTCGCCGGCGCCCCGGCGACCCGGCAGCTGGCGAGCGGCCGCGAGTACCGGGGCCCGGTCGTGGACGGTTACTGGATGAGCGGCGAGGACTGGCAGTCGGCCGATCCCGGGCTGCCGGTCCTCTCGGTCAACACCGCCACCGAGGGCTCGTTCTTCACCGGTCCGGGCTCACCGTCGCCGCTGCCGACCCCGACCACGGACGAGGAACTCCGCACCGTGGTGGGCACCTACCTGCTCAAGGGCACCGACCAGGTGCCCGCCGGGCTGGCCGACAGCCTGATCACCGCCTACCGCGCGGCGGCCGTGGCCGAGGGCCGGCCGACCGACCCGCTGTCCGTGCTCACCGAGATCTACGGGGACGGCCTGCTCCGCTACCAGATCGTCCGGCTGGCCGAGCGGCGGGCGGCCCAGTGCCCGTCCCGGCAGTACCGGATGGAGTTCGCCCACCCGGTGCGGGCGCCCTGGTTCGGCTCGCCGCACGAGTCGACCTCGCCGTTCCTGTTCGGGACCAACGGAATTCCGTCCAACGCCCCGGAGTTCGGCAACGGCCCGCTGGAGCAGCAGGTCTCCGACACCTTCGGCGATCTGGTCGCCAGCTTCGCGCACGGCTCGGCGCCGACCAGCCCGAACGCCCCCGCGCTGCCGGTCTTCGCCCCGGACACCGCCAGCACCCTGGTGCTCGGCGGCCCGGCCGTGGCCCGGCTCGCGGTCACCCCGAAGGCCGCCCAACTGCGTGCCTGGGACACGGCGGGCTGGGTGCCCAGGCCGGTCTGA
- a CDS encoding DUF6531 domain-containing protein, translating to MSNQIVRALEHAAEKIGTAIAKDAGKAVKDLYHSAGQNLKKVAANVREVEEKHAKDLAKTFEHDTKGVPHPRSGGGGRPGGGHDHPKGRGRDQVKDPRTEGRDHTSRKCPGEPVDIATGRMFIDQTDASLPGSLPLHFTRSFESGLRTGRWMGTKWLCPFDERLELDEAGVVHIRPDRITQAYPHPEPGDPVLASAGSRHQLDRTDDTFTVTDPATGLVKEFTPTPDGTEALLTTVRDRHGRHYTLTYDPDGIPLAITHSGGYRLNVTVEHTRITALRLATPDGDVMLMRYGYTDGHLTAVYNSSGKPMRFANDTAGRILSWTDRNNSQYRYTYDPFDRVTDEGGTTGALRFTFTYADPDPSTGLRTHTETNALGHTTTYLINHHAQVTAVTDALGHTTSYERDDYDRLLSETDPLGRTTRYTYDGAGDLITITRPDGERTTAAYTDHLSLPTEITEPGGATWRHTYDENGLRTSLTNPLGVTTRYTYDDHGHLATVTDALGNTRLLRCNPAGLPVETTDPTGATTCYERDAFGRTTAVTDPLGGTTRLTWTIEGRLASRTTAAGATESWTYDGEGNCLTRTDQLGLTTTYEYTHFETLVAKTTPDLARISFAHDADMRLVAVTDANGQQWSYTHDAVGRLTAETDFEGRRTTYRRDAIGRITEVTDPLGQVTSYRYDLLGRLAAKDAAGKVTRYEYDPAGWLTRATNPDADLQRTVDALGNLIAETVNGRTVAHRRDALGRRTGRVTPSGHLSEWALDPSGRPASLVTPGGRIDFTRDATGREQLRAIDDGLTLASTWQHDRLTRQMLSGRSDSGQHVLQERSYRYREDGYLVGVTDLLSGSREFELDPVGRVTAVRGAHWSETYAYDRAGNPTAADWPATGPSKAALGSRTYVGTRLVGAGRVRYEYDAAGRVVLRQVTRLSKKPDTWRYTWDAEDRLTHVITPDGTRWQYRYDPLGRRIAKQRLGADGVTVAEQTEFSWDGAGLAEQTTRAPYLPGPHTLTWEHDGLRPLTQTETMITTGPKGSDRAQIDRRFFAIVTDLIGTPTELVDSASRTVAWRATPSLWGQTSWPRESTAYTPLRFPGQYFDPETRLHYNHQRYYDPETGRYTSTDPLGLAPASNPDTYVLNPHRWADPLGLSPHPEEEQKPPAVKKGSADPASQANAGYAADNIAAHATQRSIPGVDDLDVAEHLEDVMSRSPGYKMRDTPGGTPRWAWWDDSTGTMVIREGNTGTFMQPSRGEDYFWEQINE from the coding sequence GTGAGCAATCAGATCGTGCGCGCGCTGGAACACGCGGCGGAGAAGATCGGCACGGCCATCGCCAAGGACGCCGGCAAGGCCGTCAAGGACCTCTACCACTCCGCCGGCCAGAACCTGAAGAAGGTCGCCGCCAACGTCCGCGAGGTCGAGGAGAAACACGCCAAGGACCTCGCCAAGACCTTCGAACACGACACCAAGGGCGTCCCCCACCCCCGCTCGGGCGGTGGCGGCCGACCTGGTGGTGGCCACGACCACCCCAAGGGCCGCGGCCGCGACCAGGTCAAGGACCCCCGCACCGAGGGCCGCGACCACACCTCCCGCAAATGCCCCGGCGAGCCCGTCGACATCGCCACCGGCCGGATGTTCATCGACCAGACCGACGCCTCACTGCCCGGCTCGCTGCCGCTCCACTTCACCCGCAGCTTCGAATCCGGCCTGCGCACCGGCCGCTGGATGGGCACCAAATGGCTCTGCCCCTTCGACGAACGCCTCGAACTCGACGAGGCCGGCGTCGTCCACATCCGCCCCGACCGCATCACCCAGGCCTACCCCCACCCCGAACCCGGCGACCCGGTCCTCGCCTCGGCCGGCTCCCGCCACCAACTCGACCGCACCGACGACACGTTCACCGTCACCGACCCCGCCACCGGCCTGGTCAAGGAATTCACCCCCACCCCCGACGGCACCGAGGCCCTCCTCACCACCGTCCGCGACCGCCACGGCCGCCACTACACCCTCACCTACGACCCCGACGGCATCCCACTCGCCATCACCCACTCCGGCGGCTACCGCCTGAACGTCACCGTCGAACACACCCGCATCACCGCCCTCCGCCTGGCCACCCCCGACGGCGACGTGATGCTCATGCGCTACGGCTACACCGACGGCCACCTCACCGCCGTCTACAACTCCTCCGGCAAGCCCATGCGCTTCGCCAACGACACCGCAGGCCGCATCCTCTCCTGGACCGACCGCAACAACTCCCAGTACCGGTACACCTACGACCCCTTCGACCGCGTCACCGACGAAGGCGGCACCACCGGCGCCCTCCGCTTCACCTTCACCTACGCCGACCCCGACCCGTCGACCGGCCTGCGCACCCACACCGAGACCAACGCCCTCGGCCACACCACCACCTACCTGATCAACCACCACGCCCAAGTCACCGCCGTCACCGACGCCTTGGGTCACACCACCAGCTACGAACGCGACGACTACGACCGCCTGTTGAGCGAGACCGACCCCCTCGGCCGCACCACCCGCTACACCTACGACGGCGCCGGCGACCTGATCACCATCACCCGCCCCGACGGCGAACGGACCACCGCCGCCTACACCGATCACCTCAGCCTGCCCACCGAGATCACCGAACCCGGCGGCGCCACCTGGCGGCACACCTACGACGAGAACGGTCTGCGCACCAGCCTCACCAACCCCCTCGGTGTCACGACCCGCTACACCTACGACGACCACGGCCACCTCGCCACCGTCACCGACGCCCTCGGGAACACGAGACTGCTCCGCTGCAACCCGGCCGGCCTCCCGGTGGAGACGACCGACCCGACCGGCGCGACCACATGTTACGAACGCGACGCCTTCGGCCGCACCACCGCCGTCACCGACCCGCTCGGCGGTACCACTCGGCTGACCTGGACGATCGAGGGTCGCCTCGCCTCGCGGACGACCGCCGCCGGCGCGACCGAGAGCTGGACCTACGACGGCGAGGGGAACTGCCTCACCCGCACCGACCAGCTCGGCCTGACCACCACGTACGAGTACACCCACTTCGAGACGCTCGTCGCCAAGACCACCCCGGACCTCGCCCGGATCTCGTTCGCCCACGATGCCGACATGCGGTTGGTGGCGGTCACCGACGCGAACGGTCAGCAGTGGAGCTACACACACGATGCCGTGGGCAGGCTGACCGCCGAGACCGATTTCGAGGGGCGGCGGACCACCTATCGGCGGGATGCGATCGGCCGGATCACGGAGGTCACCGACCCGCTCGGGCAGGTGACCAGCTACCGGTACGACCTGCTCGGCCGCCTGGCTGCCAAGGACGCCGCCGGGAAGGTCACCCGGTACGAGTACGACCCGGCAGGGTGGCTGACCCGGGCCACCAACCCGGACGCCGACCTGCAGCGCACCGTGGACGCCCTAGGCAACCTGATCGCCGAGACCGTCAACGGCCGGACCGTCGCGCACCGGCGGGACGCCCTGGGCCGCCGCACCGGACGGGTCACCCCCTCAGGCCATCTGAGTGAGTGGGCCTTGGACCCGTCCGGGCGCCCCGCCTCCCTGGTGACTCCAGGCGGTCGGATCGATTTCACCCGTGATGCCACCGGCCGGGAGCAGCTGAGGGCGATCGACGACGGACTGACCCTGGCCAGCACATGGCAGCACGACCGGCTGACCCGACAGATGCTGAGCGGCCGGTCCGATTCGGGGCAGCACGTGCTCCAGGAGCGAAGCTACCGGTACCGCGAGGACGGGTACCTCGTCGGGGTGACCGACCTGCTCAGTGGGTCGCGCGAGTTCGAGCTCGATCCGGTCGGTCGGGTGACCGCCGTACGTGGCGCCCACTGGAGCGAGACCTACGCGTACGACCGTGCGGGAAACCCGACGGCGGCCGACTGGCCCGCCACCGGTCCGTCGAAGGCAGCCCTCGGGAGTCGGACCTACGTGGGCACCCGGCTGGTGGGTGCGGGGCGGGTCCGCTACGAGTACGACGCTGCCGGACGCGTGGTCCTGCGTCAGGTCACCCGGCTCTCCAAGAAGCCCGACACCTGGCGCTACACCTGGGACGCCGAGGACCGTCTCACCCACGTCATCACTCCTGACGGCACCCGCTGGCAGTACCGCTACGACCCCCTCGGCCGACGGATCGCAAAGCAGCGGCTCGGCGCGGACGGCGTGACGGTAGCAGAACAGACCGAGTTCTCCTGGGACGGCGCCGGGTTGGCGGAGCAGACCACCCGTGCTCCGTACCTGCCCGGCCCGCACACCCTCACCTGGGAGCACGACGGCCTACGTCCGCTGACCCAGACCGAGACGATGATCACCACGGGCCCGAAGGGCAGCGACCGAGCGCAGATCGATCGGCGCTTCTTCGCGATCGTCACCGACCTCATCGGAACCCCCACCGAGCTGGTCGACTCCGCGAGCCGCACCGTCGCCTGGCGGGCCACCCCCAGCCTTTGGGGGCAGACCAGTTGGCCGCGTGAGAGCACCGCCTACACGCCGCTGCGCTTCCCCGGCCAGTACTTCGATCCCGAGACCCGGCTCCACTACAACCACCAGCGCTACTACGACCCCGAGACCGGTCGGTACACCTCGACCGATCCCCTGGGGCTCGCACCGGCGTCCAACCCCGACACCTACGTGCTCAACCCGCATCGGTGGGCCGACCCGCTGGGACTCTCCCCGCACCCGGAGGAGGAGCAGAAGCCGCCCGCGGTCAAGAAGGGATCGGCGGATCCGGCGAGCCAGGCGAATGCCGGCTACGCGGCCGACAACATCGCGGCCCACGCGACGCAACGCAGCATCCCCGGCGTGGACGACCTGGATGTCGCCGAGCACCTGGAGGACGTGATGAGCCGGTCGCCGGGGTACAAGATGCGCGACACCCCTGGCGGCACGCCGCGCTGGGCCTGGTGGGACGACAGCACCGGCACGATGGTGATCCGCGAGGGAAACACCGGTACGTTCATGCAACCGAGCCGAGGCGAAGACTACTTCTGGGAACAGATCAATGAGTGA
- a CDS encoding SDR family NAD(P)-dependent oxidoreductase codes for MHGYAPATEEDLAAYEAIVARLRRLPADRPVRMRAEKLAEVFVREGRRRRRGLGRAEMARQDAELAATTVTGATDRREDAPLALPTNPSGPTGLTGLTGPTEGGLGTYQRAHNCYVCKQSYRQVDAFYHQLCPACAAVNSAHCALSTDLRGRRALLTGGRVKIGFQLALMLLRDGAELTVTSRFPQDTLRRFRADPGSGAWLDRLSVVGIDLRDPRQVIGLCDRLLAEGRPLDILINNAAQTVRRPPEAYALLAAGERGALEAGRVEDGRVEAGRVELAPGFRSPGTELSLPALHLAPDEAGLLPDTAPRNSWSARLGELDPVELLETQLVNSVAPALLCDRLLPLLLQGEPDHHRYIVNVTAVEGRFAVRNKTGGHPHTNMAKAALNMLTRTSAAELTTRGVQMCAVDTGWITDENPAPRKARIAARGFRPPLDVVDGAARIYHPIVAGEAGAPFAGVFLKDYRPADW; via the coding sequence ATGCACGGGTACGCCCCTGCCACCGAGGAGGATCTGGCCGCGTACGAGGCGATCGTCGCGCGGCTGCGGCGGCTGCCCGCCGACCGGCCCGTGCGGATGCGGGCGGAGAAGCTGGCCGAGGTGTTCGTCCGGGAGGGGCGGCGTCGGCGGCGCGGGCTCGGCCGGGCCGAGATGGCCCGGCAGGACGCGGAGTTGGCCGCCACCACCGTGACCGGGGCCACGGACCGCCGGGAGGACGCACCGCTCGCCCTGCCGACGAATCCGAGCGGCCCGACCGGTCTGACCGGTCTGACCGGCCCGACCGAGGGCGGCCTCGGGACCTATCAGCGTGCTCACAACTGCTATGTCTGCAAGCAGAGTTACCGTCAGGTCGATGCGTTCTACCATCAGCTCTGCCCGGCCTGCGCCGCCGTCAACTCCGCACACTGCGCCCTCTCCACCGACCTGCGCGGGCGTCGCGCGCTACTCACCGGCGGCCGGGTGAAGATCGGCTTCCAGCTGGCCCTGATGCTGCTGCGCGACGGCGCCGAACTGACCGTCACCAGCCGCTTTCCGCAGGACACCCTGCGCCGGTTCCGCGCCGACCCGGGCAGCGGCGCCTGGCTGGACCGCCTCTCGGTGGTCGGCATCGACCTGCGCGACCCGCGCCAGGTGATCGGGCTCTGCGACCGGCTCCTCGCCGAGGGCCGGCCGCTGGACATCCTGATCAACAACGCCGCGCAGACCGTCCGCCGCCCACCGGAGGCGTACGCGCTGCTCGCCGCCGGCGAGCGCGGCGCCCTGGAGGCCGGTCGGGTCGAGGACGGTCGGGTCGAGGCCGGCCGGGTCGAGCTCGCCCCCGGGTTCCGTTCGCCGGGCACCGAACTCAGCCTGCCCGCACTGCACTTGGCACCGGACGAGGCCGGGCTGCTGCCCGACACCGCACCGCGCAACTCCTGGTCGGCCCGGCTCGGTGAGCTGGACCCGGTGGAGCTGCTGGAGACCCAGCTGGTCAACTCGGTGGCCCCGGCGCTGCTCTGCGACCGGCTGCTGCCCCTGCTCCTGCAGGGCGAGCCGGATCACCACCGCTACATCGTCAACGTCACCGCCGTCGAGGGCCGCTTCGCCGTCCGCAACAAGACCGGCGGGCACCCGCACACCAACATGGCCAAGGCCGCGCTCAACATGCTCACCCGCACCAGCGCCGCCGAACTCACCACCCGGGGTGTCCAGATGTGCGCCGTGGACACCGGCTGGATCACCGACGAGAACCCGGCCCCGCGCAAGGCCCGGATCGCGGCACGCGGATTCCGGCCGCCGCTGGACGTGGTGGACGGCGCCGCCCGGATCTACCACCCGATCGTCGCGGGCGAGGCCGGGGCTCCGTTCGCCGGGGTGTTCCTGAAGGACTATCGGCCCGCCGACTGGTGA
- a CDS encoding NUDIX hydrolase, whose product MTDITERAGGDADLAARYPQLYAPQRWAWGGIDALFSAALPPDELITNIHLVGFEQGQVVLCRDARGHWFLPGGTREAGEGVDSCLARELREEAGARLAGEPVWLGAHRCVTDHPVPYKPWQPHPEKAWLWGWAEVTVDSAPTNPEDGEQVVEVRAMPAEEARHLLVRGREPWWGELIALAVESHDAATRQ is encoded by the coding sequence ATGACGGACATCACGGAGAGAGCAGGGGGCGACGCGGATCTCGCGGCCCGGTATCCGCAGCTGTACGCCCCGCAGCGGTGGGCCTGGGGCGGGATCGACGCGCTGTTCTCGGCGGCGTTGCCGCCGGACGAGTTGATCACCAACATCCACCTGGTGGGGTTCGAGCAGGGGCAGGTGGTGCTCTGCCGCGATGCGCGCGGGCACTGGTTCCTGCCCGGCGGCACCCGGGAGGCCGGGGAGGGGGTCGACTCCTGCCTGGCCCGGGAGTTGCGCGAGGAGGCGGGAGCGCGGCTGGCCGGGGAGCCGGTCTGGCTCGGCGCGCACCGCTGCGTCACGGACCACCCGGTGCCGTACAAGCCCTGGCAGCCACACCCGGAGAAGGCCTGGCTCTGGGGCTGGGCCGAGGTCACCGTGGACTCGGCGCCGACCAACCCGGAGGACGGCGAACAGGTGGTCGAGGTCCGGGCGATGCCGGCCGAGGAGGCCCGCCACCTGCTGGTCCGGGGCCGGGAGCCCTGGTGGGGCGAACTGATCGCCCTCGCGGTCGAGTCGCACGACGCCGCGACGCGGCAGTAA
- a CDS encoding Tex family protein yields MTTPVNVSVERKIAEELGVRDGQVKAAVELLDGGATVPFIARYRKEVTGELDDAQLRTLEERLRYLRELEERRAAVLESVEAQGKLDDTLRAQILAADSKARLEDIYLPYKPKRRTKAQIAREAGLEPLAEALLADPGLDPAATAAGYLNESVADAGAALEGARAILVERFGEDADLVGSLRERMWTRGRLVARVREGKEQDGAKFADYFDFAEPYTKLPSHRILAMLRGEKEEVLDLELSPLDGSDSGDLPGETDYEQRIAARFGIADRGRPADKWLGDTVRWAWRTRILVRLGIDLRTRLRAEAEEEAVRVFAANLRDLLLAAPAGTRATMGLDPGFRTGVKVAVVDATGKVVAHETIYPHQPANKWDASIATLAALAAKHSVDLVAIGNGTASRETDKLAEDLIKRHPELRLTKAMVSEAGASVYSASAFASQELPDLNVSIRGAVSIARRLQDPLAELVKIDPKSIGVGQYQHDLSEVKLSRSLDAVVEDCVNAVGVDVNTASAPLLTRVSGITAGLADNIVAHRDANGPFKTRKSLKDVARLGPKAFEQCAGFLRIPGGDDPLDASSVHPEAYPVVRRILAATGGELRSLIGNSAALRALRPADFADDTFGIPTVTDILGELDKPGRDPRPAFRTATFKEGVDKIGDLEVGMVLEGVVTNVAAFGAFVDVGVHQDGLVHVSALSKNFVKDPREVVKPGDIVRVRVTTVDVARKRIGLTLRLDDEVSAAGGGGGGRDRDRDRGQDRGRGQGGGGGQGGRPPRQDRGDRDRGDRGDRGRGQSSAPAPSGAMADALRRAGLTK; encoded by the coding sequence GTGACCACGCCAGTGAACGTGTCCGTCGAACGCAAGATCGCCGAGGAACTGGGCGTCCGGGACGGGCAGGTGAAGGCCGCCGTCGAGCTGCTCGACGGCGGCGCGACCGTGCCGTTCATCGCCCGTTACCGCAAGGAGGTCACCGGCGAGCTCGACGACGCCCAGCTGCGCACCCTGGAGGAGCGGCTGCGCTACCTGCGCGAGCTCGAGGAGCGCCGGGCCGCCGTGCTCGAATCCGTCGAGGCCCAGGGCAAGTTGGACGACACCCTGCGCGCGCAGATCCTCGCCGCCGACTCCAAGGCCCGACTGGAGGACATCTACCTTCCGTACAAGCCCAAGCGCCGTACCAAGGCCCAGATCGCCCGCGAGGCCGGCCTCGAACCGCTGGCCGAGGCGCTGCTCGCCGACCCGGGCCTGGACCCGGCTGCGACTGCCGCCGGCTACCTGAACGAGTCGGTGGCCGATGCGGGAGCCGCCCTCGAGGGCGCCCGTGCCATCCTGGTGGAACGCTTCGGCGAGGACGCCGACCTGGTCGGCAGCCTGCGCGAGCGGATGTGGACCCGCGGCCGGCTGGTCGCCCGCGTGCGGGAGGGCAAGGAGCAGGACGGCGCCAAGTTCGCCGACTACTTCGACTTCGCCGAGCCCTACACCAAGCTGCCCTCGCACCGGATCCTGGCCATGCTGCGCGGCGAGAAGGAAGAGGTGCTCGACCTCGAACTCTCCCCGCTGGACGGCTCGGACTCGGGCGACCTGCCCGGCGAGACCGACTACGAGCAGCGGATCGCCGCCCGCTTCGGCATCGCCGACCGGGGCCGACCGGCCGACAAGTGGCTGGGCGACACGGTCCGTTGGGCCTGGCGCACCCGGATCCTGGTGCGGCTCGGCATCGACCTGCGCACCCGGCTGCGGGCCGAGGCCGAGGAGGAGGCCGTCCGCGTCTTCGCCGCCAACCTGCGCGACCTGCTGCTCGCCGCCCCGGCCGGCACCCGCGCCACCATGGGCCTGGACCCGGGCTTCCGCACCGGCGTCAAGGTGGCCGTGGTCGACGCCACCGGCAAGGTGGTCGCGCACGAGACCATCTACCCGCACCAGCCCGCCAACAAGTGGGACGCCTCGATCGCGACCCTGGCCGCGCTGGCGGCCAAGCACTCCGTGGACCTGGTCGCGATCGGCAACGGCACCGCCTCGCGCGAGACCGACAAGCTCGCCGAGGACCTGATCAAGCGTCACCCCGAGCTGAGGCTCACCAAGGCGATGGTCTCCGAGGCCGGCGCCTCGGTCTACTCGGCCTCCGCCTTCGCCTCCCAGGAACTGCCCGACCTCAACGTCTCGATCCGCGGCGCGGTCTCCATCGCCCGGCGGCTCCAGGACCCGCTGGCCGAGCTGGTCAAGATCGACCCCAAGTCGATCGGCGTCGGCCAGTACCAGCACGACCTCAGCGAGGTGAAGCTCTCCCGCTCGCTGGACGCCGTGGTCGAGGACTGCGTCAACGCCGTCGGCGTGGACGTCAACACCGCCTCCGCCCCGCTGCTCACCCGGGTCTCCGGCATCACCGCCGGCCTGGCCGACAACATCGTCGCCCACCGCGACGCCAACGGCCCGTTCAAGACCCGCAAGTCGCTCAAGGACGTGGCCCGGCTCGGCCCGAAGGCCTTCGAGCAGTGCGCCGGCTTCCTGCGCATCCCGGGCGGCGACGACCCGCTGGACGCCTCCAGCGTGCACCCCGAGGCGTACCCCGTGGTCCGCCGCATCCTCGCCGCCACCGGCGGCGAACTCCGCTCCCTGATCGGCAACTCGGCCGCGCTGCGCGCCCTGCGGCCCGCCGACTTCGCCGACGACACCTTCGGCATCCCGACCGTCACCGACATCCTCGGCGAGCTCGACAAGCCCGGCCGCGACCCGCGTCCGGCCTTCCGCACCGCCACCTTCAAGGAGGGCGTCGACAAGATCGGCGACCTGGAGGTGGGCATGGTGCTGGAGGGCGTGGTCACCAACGTGGCCGCGTTCGGCGCCTTCGTGGACGTGGGCGTGCACCAGGACGGCCTGGTGCACGTCTCGGCCCTGTCGAAGAACTTCGTCAAGGACCCGCGCGAGGTGGTCAAGCCCGGCGACATCGTCCGGGTCCGGGTCACCACGGTGGACGTGGCGCGCAAGCGGATCGGGCTGACGCTGCGGCTGGACGACGAGGTCTCCGCTGCGGGTGGCGGTGGCGGTGGCCGCGATCGGGACCGTGACCGCGGGCAGGACCGTGGACGGGGTCAGGGCGGTGGCGGCGGGCAGGGTGGCCGGCCGCCGCGGCAGGACCGGGGTGACCGCGACCGGGGTGACCGGGGTGACCGGGGCCGTGGGCAGTCGTCGGCTCCGGCGCCGAGCGGGGCGATGGCCGACGCGCTGCGGCGGGCCGGGCTGACCAAGTAG